A region from the Hypericibacter adhaerens genome encodes:
- the fliS gene encoding flagellar export chaperone FliS produces MNRTTAYLAQELAAASPAKRVAMLIDRAIGSLGEAVQAIERGDIQARWNANQRASNIIETLWRTLDLEKGGEIAANLDKLYGFMLDRLTQVDLKNDPAPAREVATLLEPLRRSWHELVQREAQAAAAQRPDPAAGASADRRLVVSA; encoded by the coding sequence ATGAATCGCACCACCGCCTATCTCGCCCAGGAACTGGCGGCTGCCTCGCCGGCCAAGAGAGTGGCGATGCTGATCGACCGCGCGATCGGCTCCCTCGGCGAAGCGGTGCAGGCGATCGAGCGCGGCGACATCCAGGCCCGATGGAACGCCAACCAGCGCGCCTCCAACATCATCGAGACCCTGTGGCGCACGCTCGACCTCGAGAAGGGCGGCGAGATCGCGGCCAACCTCGACAAGCTCTACGGCTTCATGCTGGACCGTCTGACCCAGGTCGATCTCAAGAACGACCCGGCCCCGGCCCGCGAGGTCGCGACCCTGCTCGAGCCGCTGCGCCGCTCCTGGCACGAGCTGGTCCAGCGGGAGGCCCAGGCCGCCGCGGCCCAGCGGCCGGATCCCGCGGCTGGCGCCAGCGCCGACCGCCGCCTGGTGGTCTCCGCCTGA